The following proteins come from a genomic window of Pieris napi chromosome 15, ilPieNapi1.2, whole genome shotgun sequence:
- the LOC125056906 gene encoding activating signal cointegrator 1 complex subunit 1 isoform X4 — translation MPYQARMQENYDETDFEVQMIDSDRYCTTFHVSKHYLGNIIGKKGAIKMRIQRDTKTDIKIPRMGENKDVVIYGPSIPSVKAARRKINMIVISARMRQRYTHFISLPMNNAEIVKNFEKFKEMVLQDCQGRGLHESIFIRASKLHITVGVMCLMDNEERLLASKCLAEVKEHIMPMIQSHLPLKLRLKGLSYMNDDPKEIHVLYGSVQEDDAPKGVLQDMIDAIAQFFFKKGLMANEFGRDNVKVHVTLLNSVYREKTIENDSPTKQKRESFDGTEILEKFNDYDFGVMEINNIHLSLMNSLAPDGFYQSTCVITL, via the exons atGCCCTACCAAGCAAGAATGCAAGAAAATTATGATGAGACTGATTTTGAAGTTCAAATGATTGATTCAGACAGATACTGTACAACTTTTCACGTATCCAA ACATTATTTAGGTAACATAATAGGTAAGAAAGGAGCAATAAAAATGCGTATTCAAAGGGACACCAAAACTGACATAAAAATCCCACGAATGGGAGAGAACAAAGATGTTGTTATTTATGGTCCAAGTATTCCA agtGTAAAAGCTGCAAGACGAAAAATCAATATGATCGTTATATCGGCTAGAATGAGGCAAAGATACACACACTTTATATCACTTCCAATGAATAATGCTGAAATAGTGaagaattttgaaaaatttaag GAAATGGTGTTGCAAGATTGTCAAGGTAGGGGATTGCATGAGTCTATATTTATAAGAGCTAGTAAGTTACATATCACTGTAGGTGTAATGTGTTTGATGGATAATGAAGAAAGGCTGCTTGCATCAAAATGCTTAGCAGAAGTTAAAgaacatattat GCCCATGATACAAAGTCACTTGCCACTTAAGTTACGATTAAAAGGATTGTCGTATATGAATGATGATCCCAAAGAAATACATGTGTTGTATGGCTCTGTTCAAGAAGATGACGCCCCTAAAGGCGTTTTACAGGATATGATCGACGCTATAGCTCagttcttttttaaaaaag gaCTTATGGCAAATGAGTTTGGTCGCGATAACGTTAAAGTACACGTTACTCTATTAAACTCTGTATATAGAGAGAAAACAATAGAAAACGACAGTCCAACAAAACAGAAAAGGGAAAGCTTCGACGGGACTGAAATATTGGagaaatttaatgattatgaCTTTGGTGTTatggaaattaataatattcatttatcCCTAATGAACTCTTTAGCGCCGGATGGCTTCTATCAATCGACTTGCGTCATTACTTTATAA